Proteins co-encoded in one Dama dama isolate Ldn47 chromosome 2, ASM3311817v1, whole genome shotgun sequence genomic window:
- the THRSP gene encoding thyroid hormone-inducible hepatic protein, which yields MEDKATMQVLTKRYPKNCLLTVMDRYLAVVHNMEQVVMIPSLLRDMQLSAHGHQAQAGASDLYSYFTMLKAIRTDVEHGPLPQQEWPAKAAGGKANGAETEAGETEEAEEERVSGQLDLEAQLHLHFASLHHILTHLTLKAEEVTRRYQEKTGQAM from the coding sequence ATGGAAGATAAAGCCACCATGCAGGTGCTGACCAAGCGCTACCCCAAGAACTGCCTGCTGACCGTCATGGACCGGTACTTGGCCGTGGTGCACAACATGGAGCAGGTGGTGATGATCCCCAGCCTTCTGCGGGACATGCAGCTGAGCGCACACGGGCACCAGGCCCAGGCGGGCGCCTCCGACCTCTACAGCTACTTCACCATGCTCAAGGCCATCCGCACGGATGTGGAGCATGGGCCGCTGCCCCAGCAGGAGTGGCCGGCCAAGGCGGCAGGTGGCAAAGCCAATGGAGCTGAGACTGAAGCTGGAGAGACGGAAGAGGCTGAGGAGGAGAGGGTGTCAGGGCAGCTGGACCTGGAAGCCCAGTTGCACCTGCACTTCGCTAGCCTTCATCACATCCTCACCCATCTTACCCTGAAAGCTGAGGAGGTGACAAGGAGATACCAGGAGAAAACGGGACAGGCCATGTAG
- the NDUFC2 gene encoding NADH dehydrogenase [ubiquinone] 1 subunit C2: protein MMTGRQARAPLQFLPDEARSLPPPKLTDPRLAFAGFLGYCSGLIDNAIRRRPVLSAGLHRQLLYITSFVFVGYYLLKRQDYMYAVRDHDMFSYIKSHPEDFPEKDKKTYREVFEEFHPVR from the exons ATGATGACTGGACGGCAGGCCCGAGCGCCCTTACAGTTCCTGCCTGATGAGGCCCGGAGCCTGCCGCCGCCGAAACTGACTGACCCGCGGCTCGCCTTCGCCGGCTTCTTGGGCTACTGCTCCGGCCTGATTGATAACGCGATCCGGCGGAGGCCGGTGCTGTCGGCCG GTTTGCATCGCCAGCTTCTATATATTACttcctttgtttttgttggatattatcttttaaaacGTCAAGACTATATGTATGCTGTGAGGGACCACGATATGTTCTCATATATAAAGTCAcatccagaggattttcctgaaaAAG ataaGAAGACTTACAGGGAAGTTTTTGAAGAATTCCATCCAGTGCGTTGA